A genome region from Dreissena polymorpha isolate Duluth1 chromosome 16, UMN_Dpol_1.0, whole genome shotgun sequence includes the following:
- the LOC127862619 gene encoding uncharacterized protein LOC127862619, with the protein MDRVHSIRLSRKMALAYVPGHCHLCQQANAKVRRLKCGRHNYCRMCGDLDPRLVKGDYSCKKCSEKLTKRTVDRRAAIDNFLFEKAGYDVNYDQPMTDDLPEQTDLDGNNSEWEHLLKPFPVGVRNSRPDDTQDLQPIPRKSSFLHLTLPSAQQESSHSSPSPVQPTRIEGTVTQLLGNDKPSNNRRYASEKKADKASNSSSAGSDVSEKSLESVEDLLPSKLTPCTSDNQVWKPTDWYNLRRFEPNPSEVERCSSPCKSVRPRSAPSWCEDVFPRTDSQTESEALRSEIGDIEGPGFSASSSRSGSGYSLTSSDDEFRKNVLDDFWDSFV; encoded by the exons ATGGATCGGGTTCATAGTATAAGGCTCTCTCGGAAGATGGCGCTAGCATACGTGCCGGGGCATTGCCATCTGTGTCAACAGGCAAATGCCAAGGTCAGGCGACTGAAGTGCGGGCGGCACAACTACTGCCGGATGTGCGGGGACTTAGATCCTCGTTTGGTAAAGGGTGACTACTCGTGCAAG AAATGTAGTGAAAAGCTGACCAAACGCACCGTAGACAGAAGAGCCGCCATCGACAACTTCCTGTTCGAAAAAGCAGGATATGACGTCAATTATGATCAACCAATGACCGACG atTTACCTGAACAAACCGACCTCGATGGCAATAACAGCGAATGGGAACATCTTCTGAAACCGTTTCCGGTCGGCGTCCGGAACTCTCGCCCTGACGATACTCAAGACCTGCAGCCGATACCACGCAAGAGTTCATTCCTACACCTGACTCTGCCGTCTGCTCAACAAGAGTCGTCTCATTCCAGTCCCAGCCCTGTGCAGCCGACACGTATCGAGGGAACGGTCACACAGTTGCTTGGCAACGATAAACCTTCTAATAATAGACGGTATGCTTCAGAGAAAAAGGCGGACAAGGCGTCGAACTCCTCGTCGGCAGGGAGCGACGTAAGCGAAAAGTCGTTGGAATCGGTAGAAGATTTACTTCCTTCGAAGCTAACCCCGT GTACCAGTGACAACCAAGTGTGGAAGCCAACAGACTGGTACAACCTTCGTAGGTTCGAACCCAACCCGAGTGAAGTGGAGAGATGCTCGTCGCCTTGTAAGA GCGTGCGGCCCAGAAGCGCGCCGAGCTGGTGTGAAGATGTCTTCCCACGAACGGACTCTCAAACTGAATCGGAGGCCTTGCGGAGCGAGATTGGTGACATCGAGGGTCCCGGCTTCTCGGCCTCAAGTTCCCGGTCGGGGTCAGGCTACTCTCTGACGTCATCGGATGACGAATTCCGGAAAAACGTCCTTGATGACTTCTGGGACTCTTTTGTTTAA